A region of the Phaseolus vulgaris cultivar G19833 chromosome 11, P. vulgaris v2.0, whole genome shotgun sequence genome:
TGAAAAAAGGATTATCGGAGAAAGAATTGGGGGAATTTGAAGAGACAGTGATAAATAGAGAAGGTTGTTACGGATCGGGGTTTCGTAAGATCGCGTCTCACTTCACACTGAAAGAATGAAAGAGACTTCCAGAAAACCGAAACTGcggtttcttttttcttttattaacttCATACATTGCCACTggcttaattaattatttattttgtttactatatttgattttttaggTCAATTAGGATTGCTTGTAAAATAAAAGTGGTACTAAAAGGGTAGTTTAAGTCTCAGTTTGAAATTTGGCAGAACCACATCAGAACCTTTAACTGAATGAGAGAAATCAGAAAATAAGTCATCGCtagaaaataattaacataCCTTAACtgaaaaacaatattatttaattactactgtatttcaaaattatatatatatataaactacttttttttaataaaatattaattagttttttttttctagttcaAATTTGACCCAAAATATACCATTTAAGTTAAGTTTTATAATGAGAGATTCATTTTATAAGTTGTGTAGTTGAATGAATCTAactaaaattattcaatttattttttattcctttATTAAGATCAATGATAGTTATATTGTATCtctttgttaatttttaatagGTTTTATGACTGAAACTCTTTAGATAATTTACATTCTATTTTAATAGAATATCGGACTAACTAATTAATTGTGTAAGTCTATTTGTCTCAAGTCAAGTAGAGGAAGAGGTTTATCAAATCAAAAACtcttattaattatcattttaatcTCTATATTAAGGaccaaaaattaatttcatttcctatattttaaaaagttcaatgtatcttaatttttttaaaagttcaaTTTGATCCCAACTTTTTTATAAAGTTCAATGTGGTTCCAGCTTTTTAATGAGGGCAATCTAacataagaaaatatattaaataatttaaaaaaaaattgggatcACATTGAACTTTTTAAAAATCGCGAAactgaattaattttttacccTTAATATAAGGATTAAAAGGGTAATCAAGCCTTTAAATTACCTTACACATTATTGTTCGACGATTGcctaagttaaaaaaaatgaacttgTGTTTGTCATAGTGTTAAATTTTAAGCAAATGTTATGCTACTTGATAAGGACGATAAATGTTTCCGATTGAGCTAGTGACGATAAAtgtttccagctaagctagtgACGATAAATATTTCTAGTCGAGATAAATGTTTCCAATTGAGATAAGTATTTTTAACTGAGATAGTGACAATAAATGTTTCCAACTGAGTTAAAGACGATGATGTATGATAAGGTTGGGTCGTCAATGTCACATGATAAGATCAGTTTTTCACTTCTaacactaattttttttatctccccTAAACTTAAAGACACAATCTTAACCAAATCATGCTTATAATCAAGAATATAACATTTTCCTTTTGAATCACCAAAATCAAATTTACCAATATCATCACCACATACTCTTTTCACAAAACAATTTCACTAATGCATCGATCAATCAAATCCTTCTAATTGTAACTTCTgaaataattaaacaaaatcAATGAACGAATTAAAACTATTCATATTTTATGGCTAAATGGAATCATCTGTCGAACTTCACAAGTGGTTTTACCACCCTTCCATGCAATTTCGATCCCTTAGCTTTTCACATACTAATTTTAAGTCACGAGTAATCATTAGTCTTTTGCATAAGGATGAAACTTGTGAAAAATGCTTTTTCCACTAATTCCCAGCTTTATATCTTTCAAGATTATCATGATAATTCACTTCATTTCCTGATCATTTGTTTTTTGGATAAAGGTAGAAAGAACCAAAATTTTATTAGCCATTTTCAGCGGAAGCCAACTAGTCAAGCAACTAACTCAGCTCCCTTATCGTCCCTTACCTGCAATGTTGCACCAAATTACTCTATTGCGTTCACGTAAAGACGTTGCACAACATGCTGAGTAAgccttttattaatttctttattaataattaataggtTTAGATAAGTTGCATTACGGATAGCCAATTATAAAGGAAAATATCACACTGAATCGCACTTATTTTAAATGGATTTTTATGATAAAACAAAAGCGTGTTACTGTAATTTCACAATAGACATTGTGGAAAGTTTAAAAGGCTTATTTCTTAATTGTAATTTCTGATGCAGTTTATCataaaagatttattttaaaataacttcttaaaagatttattttaaaataacttcttAAAAGATCTTTTTAATAAGTTGGATAGTTATCTGTTCCACGTCACTGGCTAGTGCctaatgatgatgataatcATAGAATGCTTATCGTTTTGTTCCGTCAAACTACATATAACTTTCTCATAACTAGTTTAAGAAAGAAACTagagaaaaaaatttggaatttaaactaatatatatgcaaattataaaaaaaaatgaaaagttatataaaacaaactaatttatatataaattaaattttgtaaagaaactaattttatttatttatgatgttATAAGTGCTTTATCATAGATCCCTTCCACCAATGAGTTTGCCATTGGAATTAAACTTCAACTAATTGAAtagttttcaaatttcaattcagctattttataaattgtttCGAATTTCATTTAACTTCATCAAATTGTACAAAACTTAATTGATTAcgttaaattattttatcaatggTTTTGAATATTACGGCACTCACATAATTACATCGAATTATTCCACTGATATTAACACACTAAGTacttcatatattttataataaaaaattattatagttatttcATAGTTAGGTAAGTCAGGTACATTTCTTTCAACTAAACCGCTTTTAGGCGATTTTAATGTTACCTTAACTACTTTTCAAAAAGCACTGTGAataagtttttcttttcttatgtTTCAAGGGTTGTTGCATATTTGAATGGTTGGACATAAATGAAATAGactttaaactaaaataattaccATTTATGTACATaacattaattttatgtttctataatttttctttattcataattttagtctTTGGGATCAAATAACAATGTTAATTGGTGATAGCATATTACTTACAAACATTGTAACCGCCTATACTTTGGCAACAATCTCTCCTCCCCCAACTTATgccacacatatatatatatatatatatatatatatatatgctgaagaaaaaaaataaaaaagaagggAGAAATACAAAGCCTCCTTCCATGCCTCTCTTTCTCTCGTTCTCaaatctctctctttttcttcattttctttttttgaattttgttttagaGTGTGATTATACCTTTCCATAGCTAAGGAATCAAAGATCTCACCTACTTAATGAAATTTTCAAACGAAATCCCTAGAGTTTTAGAGTAATCCAGATATGGAAATGTCTTTGGAGACAAGTTTTTGAGAATCTATGATTGAACTATTTATAAATACaacttgaaaaatatatttgaacaTTTGGAAAGATTGGATTTCAAGTACAAGTTGTAGTTTTGTTTGCAAAAATCGGGTTAAAGCGGATTTAGCGTTTTCCCTACACTTAAAGCGGATTTTTATGTCGAGCTAGGGGAGATTTTAATTTCCCAATTCGCTCAGGTTTAGCGGATTAGAGTTGAGATTTTGGAGTGCTCTCTGTCCCAAGTTCACTCAGTGTTTTTTGCTCCAAATCCGCTCAGCTAAATCTCATGCACTCAGTAGATttgagattttaattttttggtgTTTTTCTGTTGCTCAACCAAATTTTCATGGGCTTGGCCAATTTTCATAGGGCTTAATTCTTTTTTCAATTGGCTCAAGCCATTTTGatagtttttgttatttttatttatctaccTTTTTCATGGAATTGAATTAAACCTTTTAAAACTTGTCATTTTGTAAATGGTGTTTTATTACAACTTTCTAATGTCAATATTTGATTCAATTTATGCAATCTAATCCTTATTATACTAGCTTGCATTTTCAATTGATTTGTGAATTTGCTATGATTAATTGAATTGTACTATTTCTAAATGAAATGGATTTATATGAATGATAGAAGATGTATGAAAATGAGATATATGTGTAATTGATTAGAGAAATCTTAAATGAGGTTGATATGCATTGTATGCAAATTATGAGTTGCGTGTGATTGATGAAAGTTTGTATGAacttgatgtcatacatttggggtAATGTATGAAATGTTGTGTATTTGTGtatttgtgtattaagtatgaaaagctCACGTTACAGAGATCCTCTAACTTCACTAatatctaagtcacatagactaagatatcaggtggtgagaactTGTTGAGAGAGTTTATGCACActgtgacatatgagatgcacgacttgaaTTGTATTGAACTTACTTTGATCTTTTATCTTGGAATCATTGATAATATAAGTCTTGGGTATTGGATCAAATGTTAGTCTTTGTTAGGGATATGCTTAATGAGTCTTCCAAAAACTAATGAGGGAGTTCATGTACACtatgacatatgagatgcatgACTTttgttgtattgaacttaccctgatcctttctcttGGATTCATGGATTCATTGGTAATCTAAGTCTTGGATAGTTTTTGGTAAGGACATACTTAAAAAAGTCTTTGGGAAGACGATGGAGTCATGTGTAGTCTGTATAATTGAGATGAAATCAAAGTATTATGGATTGAAATAGAGTGAAATTATTCTTATTGAAAATAGATGCATGTGTAGTGTATTTGACTGATGTGGTAAATATTGGAATTTTACAAGATCATGCTTGAAAGAAATTTTATGAATGACTAATCTAACTAATGTGATTGATTCTTCTTATATATGTATTGAGtatgttatgaatttttttttcagtatctaattcttatttttcttattatgtTTATGTCTTGGACAtgtattaagaatattttaaaaaattctgaGTTTAATATAAAAGTGTGTAGAACCTATTTCGTAAAACATgtcaaattattaaaaagtatatGGTATGATAAtcgtcataatttttttcaaaactataCTTTTATTCTCTTGTATATAGATGATGACATAAACATACCCAATGAACAAATGTAGTTGCTTTtgtctttaattttaattaaaaacaaatttgaaaataaaataaattttatttaaaaactttCAAAGTGTAAGTttacaacaaaatttaatataatattatcaatttaaactaaaactcattttcattttcttgtgCTTATAATTCAGCACGTTTTAATAATTAGTAGTAATTGTTATATGAAATGAAATAGGAAactttttatgtatattttatagtttacaaaacaaacaaaaaaaaacactagATGATTGTATGGGTAACTCTCATTccatcaacaataaaaaaaggaaGTAAAATCAAAAGAAAGACAATGAATCtactataaaatatatatatatatatatatatatatatatatatatatataatcatgaCTCGCCTCTTATTTAATAAGTTAATTTGCACAAAAGTTCAATTCAATTAGAAGGGTCttccatttttaaaaaaaattgtaactaaggttaaattagatttattacgataatttaaaattattatttttaattcagctgttattaaaagttaaataataCAATAACGATGGTAGTTTGATGAtaattatggaaaaaaaaagtgaaaccACCATAACACCTTTCACGATCATCATCATTTCTCCTATCATTGTTTAAGACAACTTTCAACAACCGTTAACGTAAGCACAGTCGTCAAAATCAGCATTCGatgaaaaaatgtaaaataagtgtcattatatatatatatatatatatatatatatatatatatatatttttttttttttaattttttttttatgttgtctCTATcttataaaaagttttcatccaaaatatatttctaaacaTACAAGTCCatgtatacatttttttttatcagaattcactttaaaaaaattagtctaATTTTCAATCAACAAATTGTCATGAAGATAAACTCTAAATAACTATAACtatgatattatattaagaagtaAACTTTAACCATAATTCAACCTTACAAAATTGGCTCATAAGGTAAGATTTAcactcatttatatactatgaaatgtccttatgtCTAagcgatgtgggatctccaacaataaacTTAAAAACTTATGTTATTATACAAATATGTTAAGATTGAaagtattatatataaaaaaaaagtataaaaattattgaaGGTAGAAATAATGAATTGTTAAAATTAATCTACTTACCAACTAAcctaaacttttataaaaattaataaaattgcaTTGTCTACCTGCTTCTAATGTAGTCAATTACATATAAGTCCAATGGTTAAGTACATATAAGAATAACAATATTTATATAAGTAGGTTAAGTATATCATCAATAAGtagttaattttttcttaaatggtaaaaaacataatttttttacttgatATCAACCTCCATAACCTTTGGTTTGATTATTCTACTACAATTCAAAATGAATATGATTAAATCGTGgaaatttacatttaaaaataaataaaaaatatgattaaaatattttcaagtaCATctatattttgtgattttacaCTCAATCGATtacttaatatattatatttggaGTAAGCATAGTACGAAAACAttgattataaaataaatatgtaaactTAATTAAATACATGTAAAAGCTTAGTTTCCTTATTAATCTTCAATCTAATCAAAGGACGTAAAAGGTTTCTTGTGTAAAGATCAAAATCATGTAGTAGTACATTCATCAATATAACAAGTAATTTCCAGTGATATTTGCATTGGAAAATAACTTATCTATATATGATTGGGAATAAACTTGTTTTCCCCTTAAAACCAATTTATTGTTGATGTAAATTTAGGTTTAAGCTTTCATGTTGCTTGTTGTTGAGTTTCTAATTTCCtattatcatatttaatttattagatCCCTTATCTAATAAAAATAGTTGTACTTCATTGCACTTCTATAGAGGTTATATAAATGACCCTATCAATCTCTAACACATACTGCTAGAAAATGATTCCTAAACTTTCaagataaaaattttaaaaaaaaaatcttcgcCTAATATTTTTGAACCTAAACACCCTACACacttttaaatttccaaaaatacctttcattttttgaaataaaaatttaaaattggaaataatacattttagaaAAGTATATTCATAAGAAATTATTGTgttgtgaaaataaaaatttggaataaaaatcaaaatcttattttgaaaaaacaattCTGCAATACAAAAAAatcgttttgaaaaaaaaatccataaacATATTCTAAAAAAGGAGGtctgaaatgtatttttattccTCATTTTATTTAAGGATATTTTCATCATTTCATACTAAAATCGGATGCATTGATATAATTGATATAGAGGGAGTAATTGTCTAAAAATATGGTGTCTTGGTGTTTTAGTACTAAATGGACAAAATGTTTGGCAAATTCTTCTTATACCCCAACCATTTTTAAACCTGCACTCTACACacttttaaatttccaaaagtaTCCTTCATTATTtcattatgaaaataaaaatccataataaaaaataatacattcttagggtttagggtttgaaAAAAACggatttgaaaaatattattgtgttatggaaataaaaaatttagaataaaactcaaaaatgaaaatttcattctgaaaaaataattttaaaataaaaaaaatacattccagaaaaaaaaataaatcaaagaaCATATTCCAGGGGtccagaatgtatttttatCCATGTCCccattttatttaaagaaattttcGTCATTTCACATTGAAAATCTTCAAATATATGGTGCGGGAAGTTGCCAAATATTTTCCTTTGTGATCAAATATTACTTTCGATCCTTTCATTTCCATTTTCATAGGTTTTGAGTTTCCTAAAAATAGGAATAGGCCACTTAAGTTTCGTTTctcttgattttattttttatcttttgtttatTAAGAATTTTAGCCTAATTTCCTCATGCTTTATACTCTTTTTGTATTGATTCTTAATGTGCCTTTTAACATTAGCCTTGcaataaaaggaaataaaaaataaaaattagtttggTCCAAACAAGTGGAATGGTGTACATTTTACAAATAATATTAGAAAATGAAAAGGTAAATTAGGATTAGGATATCgaaatgataaaaaaaggtTACTAATAATTTATTGAATGGTAGGGTCCGTCCCAGTGCTAAATGGCAAACAACTCAAAAGCTAATatgttacaaaaaaaaaagtgtcaaTCACATCCTCAATGTGGACACATCTGATGAGATGTCATTTTGGCATTGCTTTCCAGTAACTAATAGTATATCCCATCCTCTCTCCATTGTCTCTTGGCTGAGAATACATTCAATCATGTCATCACACAAAGAAGATTATGGTTGAGTTTGAATGCCTAGGGAATCCTATATAATGTTTTGCCCCTTACTCTAGCCACCAATGAAGCCTAACCGGTGAAGAATGACAGCCAAAATGAGCATGCATATTGCCAAGATCATGCCAGGCCTCCCTAGCAGCCAGTTCTTTGTCTTTTTTGCAGATTCAACTCCTCTTTGAAGCCTGTCTGCCCAAAGCATCTACAGAGACAAAGTGAAAAGCTTCATCTTAGTACTACAATAAGTAAACAATAATACAACCACCCAACCTAAGCTTCAAGGAATTACCCTGAAGCCAAATATTTTACAAGCTGATCTCACTTTCACTTGCATTTTATCCTACCGTTTCTAGAATTGCCACAAGTCTATTTTACTGTCCTCATCTTAGGTACAGAAATTTATTCATGAATTACAAACCAAATGAATATAGTGTAGAATTTGGGCATGAAGATACCATTTTATCCAAGCTCTCCGGTGACATGGAAGAGACGGCTTTTTGAGCTTTTGCTGCCTCTTCTGGTGAAAGTTTGACACCAAATTGTTCACCCATGTTTGCCATCATTTCTGGGCTCATATTTTTAATCATGGATGTGAACATCTgccaaaacaaaattaaacttttGTTAAGAGAATATAtgtgtgtatgtgtgtgtgtataaTACTGAAGACAAGAATGTATCTAGATAGAGAATCTGTAGTACTTgtcaaaaaaacacaaaatgaGCATGCGAAAAGTCAATCTCAGACAAGAGAGGTTACAACTAAAAAGTAACACGTATTCATAATTAAAGAGTATACCTGATCAGAAATTACTTATAGTAACATGAGTACTAGTAAAGAGGGAAACTTGATTCCATTAAAATTCCAGACAGGTACGTGAAAGAAAGCTAGTGATCATTTTATGTACTTAACCAGTAATACAAACATACCTGCCGCATGGCTGGATCTTTCATCTGGTTTTTCATCTGTTCTTGTAGATCAGTACTCGAGGAAGGAAAGTTAGACTGAGAAGCACTTCTCATATTGGAAAACACATTACGAGAAGAACTTGATTCCCCAAAATTAGTAGTTTCATTAGTACTTGATGATGGGATGTTTGACTGATAATTTCTTTGGATATCATCTACTGCTGCTGCTGATGGAATAGATTCTTTCCCTTTCAGTGAGGATGCCATTTCAAACATCTTCTTAAGGTCATCAGCAGGCATTTTACTTATCATATCACTTGCTGCTTTAAACATGTCAGGTGTCACATTGGGAGGCATTGATCCCGGGTTGAAAGAAGAATCGGGGGGACCTCCTCTAAAATATTGGTTGTCCCCTTGAAATGAAGAAGCCATGTCAAGCATTTTTTGCAGTTCATCAGGCGCCATCTTACTAATCATATCAGAGGTAGTTTTGATCATATCTGGGGACACATCTTTGAATTGGCCAGCATTCAGAGAAGCCAGCGTGGCGGGATTGGTGTTTGAAATGAAGTTCTGGAATGACCtatagaaaagaagaaaaacatgtactgataattaaattaaaaaataaaacacaacaTGGTTAAGTCCTGTTTGGGTGAATTTTTCCATAAACAtttataagaaaagaaaataagaaagaaaaatgaagtttctccataaactaaaattagtttGTGTAAAGTTAAAACTCAGATATTGGATATGTCAATATAAAAACTTCTATAAATTAGCTTGTACATAAGCTAAATTTAGCTTATCGAGAAGTTTATTGCGTTTCTTTTTCTCCTATAAATGCTTATAGAGAAGTTTATCTAAACAGACCATTCACACcttttataaaaatgttaacTACCTGACAGCTTCAGGATCTTTTCTCAATGCATCTAAACTGTCTGCATTTGATTTTGGATTTCCATTGTTAGCTGTACTGCTACTCTTAGAGGTGTCACTAGATTTTTTTTGAACCACTGTTTGTTCCAAAGAGCTTAGAGGAGGCACATCCTCGCCTTCTTCAGTTATTTCTTCGATTACAAGTCCTACAGACATGATGCAAACAAGGTTAGCCTAAATATGACATTTATTACAACCATAAAGCTGATGGGGTAAAGGCAAAGTGAAaggtaaaatagaaaaataaactGGGGGTACACATACCACTAGTCGATTGCTCACCACCTCCCATTGTCAATTTTTCCTTGGCATCCCTGAAATAAGCACTTCATATCAGCTCATTTCTAACAtattaattcttttattataGATTACACAAGATTCAATggaaaaaacataaaatggtAAACATATCACAGATATAGTTAACTCAGCATACAATCCAATTTTTC
Encoded here:
- the LOC137819490 gene encoding outer envelope protein 61; this encodes MFNGMMDPDLMRIAQEQMSRMSPAELARIQQQMMSNPELMRMASESMRNMSSEDFKLAAEQLKHTRPEEMAEIGEKMANASPDEVAAMRSRVDAQIKYQLSAAEMLKKQGNELHSQGKFSEALKKYMLAKENIREIPSFQSRKLLLACSLNLMSCYLKTRQYNECIKEGSEVLAYDLKNLKALYRRGQAYKELGLLNDAVSDLSKALEVSPDDDTVAELLRDAKEKLTMGGGEQSTSGLVIEEITEEGEDVPPLSSLEQTVVQKKSSDTSKSSSTANNGNPKSNADSLDALRKDPEAVRSFQNFISNTNPATLASLNAGQFKDVSPDMIKTTSDMISKMAPDELQKMLDMASSFQGDNQYFRGGPPDSSFNPGSMPPNVTPDMFKAASDMISKMPADDLKKMFEMASSLKGKESIPSAAAVDDIQRNYQSNIPSSSTNETTNFGESSSSRNVFSNMRSASQSNFPSSSTDLQEQMKNQMKDPAMRQMFTSMIKNMSPEMMANMGEQFGVKLSPEEAAKAQKAVSSMSPESLDKMMLWADRLQRGVESAKKTKNWLLGRPGMILAICMLILAVILHRLGFIGG